The DNA region CTTTGAGTTCAAGCATCTGACCGAACAAGGTCAGCGAGATGATTACGGCTGCGGCTTCGAAGTAGACGCCGATGCGACCCTCTTGGATGAAGGTGGTGGGAAAACTCTGGGGAAACAGCGTGGCTACGACGCTGTAAAGATACGCAGCTGCTGTGCCCAGGCCAATCAAGGTCCACATATTGGGGCTGCGATGACGAATCGAATCGATGCCCCTCACAAAAAACGGCCAACCAGCCCATAAGGTTACAGGGGTTGCGAGGATAAGCTCGATCCAGTTCTGGATAGCCCCATGGAAGAGTTGCAACGAGTGTCCCGCCATGGCGAGTACCGTCACGATCACAGTTAATGGCAACGACCACCAAAAGCGACGGGTGAAATCCTTGAACTCGGGGTTTTCTTCCTCTTCCAGCACTGGCATGACCGGTTCCAATGTCATGCCGCATTTAGGGCAGGTACCGGGGCCAGGCCGACGTATCTCTGGATGCATAGGGCAGGTGTACTCAGTAGCTTCCTGCGTTTCAGCTGCTGTTGAGGTATTGCTGGAGTGATCGGTATTGAAAGGTGGAGCGGTAAAACGCTGCGGTTCTGCTCGAAATTTCTCTTGGCACTTCAGGCTGCAAAACTTATACGTCTGCCCCTGGTAAATCTCGCTGAACTTGATTGGTGGGGTAACTGCCATGCCGCACACCGGATCGCGTAGACCTTCATCCAGGACCTTCGCAGGATGGGTGTGGTCTAGGTGACTTGTGGCGTTGGGCATGACTAGTTTCCTTTCTCATCTTTGTTGGTTTTTGCCGAGTCGGCATGTCCACCATGGTGCCCATGGCCGTGTCCAAAAAAATGCATCAAGGGGCAGAGCAAAAGGATCAGATAGGGCAGATAAGGCGAAACATGGCCGAAGTGTTCCCGAACCAGGTAGAAGGCGCCAATCGCAATCAGCATGATGAGTACGACACCCATTTTGCTCCTCCAAAATGGAGGGTCCGCGTTTTCAACAGAATGCTGATGAGGGGTCATGATGTAGCTCCCACTGTTATGGCAAGAGTTGCCGTGAGTCTGATACTTGAGCGTAGTCAATGCTCGTTTTAAAACTGTGACCTCGATCAAGTCACGCGTACTACACATTACGCTGAGTGACCATTCAGACCGGTGGTGGCTCCGAAGGGCCGGTGCTTGTGTGGAAAGGGCTCGATGGGCTCTTGATCAGAACTTGGTCGCGGACGTTGCGGACGAGTGTATGCAAGTATTCATGCTCGTCACGAGGCAACGCTCGGCCGACATCCACCTGAAGCCAAGATTACTTTTCTGTCAGTTTCTGATGGAGCAGGCTTATTCGTTGCAAACTCAGCCTAGTTATCAATTTGAGATCCGTCCCATGAGACTTTTGGTTGCTGAAGACGAACCGACATTAGGTATCTATTTACAGCAGGGGCTGACGGAGGCTGGATTTAGTGTTGATCGATTCACCGACGGCGCGGAGGCCCTTCAGCACGCCTTGAACGAGGGATATGACCTGCTGATTCTTGACGTCATGATGCCGGGTTTGGACGGATGGGAAGTCCTACAGAGGGTGCGTGCATCAGGTAAGGATGTTCCTGTACTTTTTCTGACTGCGCGAGACCGTGTTGAAGATCGGGTCAAGGGGCTTGAGCTTGGAGCAGATGATTATCTGATTAAGCCCTTTGCGTTTTCTGAGTTGCTGGCTCGGGTGCGAACTCTGCTGCGTCGAGGGAGTGGCGCGCCATCGCAAACCCATATGAAACTGGCCGATCTTGAGGTTGACCTGCTCAAGCGCCGGGCTATCAGAGGAGGCAAGCGTATCGATCTCACGGCCAAGGAGTTTGCGCTGCTGGAGTTGCTCCTCCGTCGTCGGGGCGAAGTACTCTCGAAATCACTCATTGCCTCGCAAGTCTGGGACATGAACTTCGACAGCGATACCAACGTGATTGAGGTTGCGGTGAGGCGACTCAGGGCGAAGATTGATGACGACTTTGAGGTCAAACTCATTCAAACCGCTCGCGGCATGGGCTACATGCTCGATTCACCAGACACGGAACTTGAATGAACCGCCTATCCCTGACAACACGCCTGAGCTTGATGTTCATGCTTTCGGTGACGGTTGTCCTCACCGTTGCCGGAGTCAGTTTCAATCACCTCAGTCAACGTCATTTCGAAATGCTGGATCAGCAAACCCTGGACGAAAAACTAAGCTCGGCCCAAAGGATTTTGGGTGAGATGCGCAGCATCGATAAATTCAGTGAGCTAAAGCCGCAGTTGGAGGCTTTGCTAGGGGCTCACCGTGATTTGACCGCGATCATTCTGAACCGCGACGGAAAGCTGTTTTTCTCTGGCCCAGGGCCGGTTGATGTCCCAGAGCAATTCCGCACACGGTTAGGTAACACGATGTGGGAGTGGCGGGACGAAGATCATATTTACCGAGGTGTCACGGCCCAGGCAATGGTTTTCGGGCAGGACCAACCACTGACGGTGATCTTGATCTTTGATGTTACGCAGCACATGTTTTTCTTTGAGACCCTTCAGCGATGGTTCTGGATAGGGCTCGTGATCAGCGCACTCGTTAGTGCGGGGCTGGGATGGATGGTTGCCCGCAGCGGTATGCGTCCTATTCGTCAGGTAACCATGGTCGCCGCATCCATGTCTGCTAAATCACTTAAAGAGCGCATCCCATTGGCGCCCGTTCCAAAGGAGCTTCAACAGATGGTGTCGTCATTCAATGCGATGCTGTCACGTCTGGACGATGCTTTTGTGCGACTGTCGAATTTTTCCGCAGACATTGCTCACGAACTGCGGACCCCGGTCAGCAATCTTATGACCCACACTGAGGTGGTGCTCTCAAGAAAAAGGAACATCGAGGACTACGAAGACAATCTGTACTCGAACCTGGATGATTTGAAGCGAATGTCTCGCATGATCGATGACATGCTTTTCTTGGCTAAGTCCGATAATAGATTGCTCATGCCAGAGAACGATCAGATAGACCTACAGGAGGAGGTGGGGAAGCTGCTTGAATACTACCGTCTGGTGGCTGATGAGCGCAGCATTGAGCTTAGCGTTTCGGGGGCAGGAAGTGTCCGGGGTGACGTATTGATGTTACGCAGGGCGATCTCGAACTTGCTTTCAAATGCGCTACGGTACACGCCAGAGGGGCAAACCATCCGTGTGGATATCCGTCAGAAAAATACGTCGACATTGGTGACGGTGCAAAACCCCGGGAAGACCATTGCGCCTGAACACCTTGAGAAACTATTTGACCGTTTCTACCGCGTAGATCCTGCACGACGTGAAGGAAGTCCTAGCAACGCTGGGCTGGGTCTCTCGATCACTCGATCAATCATTGAAGCTCATGAGGGCAGGATCTGGTGCACCTCGTCCAATGGAACAACTGGCTTTCATATTGAACTCCCTAGTGCCGGACTGAAACGCGCCTGAATTTGGAGACGCCTCTTAAGTCGGCTCCACGCCCAAGAACTCCATCCAACATGGACGTTAGTTTTGCAGGATGTGCGCTTCTGTTTGACCTATATCAACGCTCCGAAAACAGGCGAGAGCTATTCTTAAATTGGCAGAGAGCCAATTTTTAGATTCGAAGCATTCATTCTGGCAGACGCCCTTGAGGCTGATCTTTGGTTTGTTTCTGGTGTCTGCCTTTTTTGCGTTCCACGGTAACCATGCGAGCTTTCCCCTCTTACCCTTGGAGATCGTCATGCAAGCACCACTGAAGTTTGTTCTAGCGCTCCTACTCACTAGCGCTGCTGTACTCGCTAACGCCACTGACACTCATCATCCAGACGACGCTCAAACGCCCTCAGCCCAGGCAAGCGGGCAGACCAAGCCTGCCACGGACAAAGCCGTGGCTGAGCAAATGCAGAAAATGCAGGCCGCCCACGACAAGGTCGCCGCAGCCAAGACTCCGACAGAGCGCCGGGCTGCCATGCAAGAGAGCATGCAAACGATGAAGGGGTCCATGGCCATGATGCGGGACATGCACTCAGGTGACCACTGCAAGGGTATGGGTATGTCTAAGTCAGAAAACGGCAGTGGCACGGGGATGATGGACATGATGATGCAAATGATGGATCAGCAGTCCAGCATGATGAACATGCAGATGTCCAAATGAAGGCGTACCCAATGCAGCGCCGAACCTTCCTCGGCGGGGTGGCAGTTGCAGGGTTGGCGGCGCCTTGGCTGCAAGCGTGGTCAGCCGTAGATATGGCCTCGGCGCCTGTTGGATTACCATTGCTTGCATCAGATCTACTACCGGCTGGTGCCACACTGCGCGAATTACCCAAACTGGCTAATTCGAGCAGCACTCCAGGCCATTTTCAAGCCACTCTGACCGCTGCGCCGCTCACGCTGCCCTTGATCCCCGGACATGCATCGACCGAGTTCTGGGCCTATAACGACAGTTTACCTGGTCCGCTGATTGAGCTTTTTGAGGGTGACATGGTGGAGATCACCTTCATCAACAACCTCAAGCAACCCTCTACTATTCATTGGCACGGTCTGCCAATTCCGCCCGAGCAAGACGGTAATCCCCATGATCCGGTGCCACCTGGCGGACGCCATACTTACCGTTTCAATCTGCCGCAGGGGAGTGCGGGCACCTATTGGTACCACCCCCACCCACATCAGTACACGGCTGAACAAGCCTACCGTGGATTAGCCGGGCCACTGTTGGTGCGGTCGCGAAAGGATCCACTGGCCGAACTGCCGGAGCGATTGTTGGTGGTCTCCGACCTCAAACTCGACCGCTACGCCGCCATCGCCCCGAACGATTCCAATGATTGGATGAATGGCCGCGAAGGGCAGTTCGCCTTGGTCAACGCTCAGCGTCAACCAGTCTTGCCGTTTGACGCGGGAGGTCGTGAGCGTTGGCGCGTTTGGAATGCTTGTAGTGCCCGCTATCTGCAACTCACATTACCCGGTAGCACGCTGACCCTGGTCGGTACCGACGGCGGTTTGCTTGAAGCCCCTCAACCTGTACAGGCGGAATACCTATTGGCACCTGCCCAGCGGATCGAACTGATCGTCGATGCTGGCAGCCTTCGTGATCGCATAGAGCTGAACGCGAATATCTACTCACGCGGCAAAATGGGCGACGTCGAGCCTGACAAGGTCATGTCTCTGCTAACGGTCGATTTCACGGCGGTCAGAACAACAGCTCTGGCTGCCTT from Pseudomonas sp. ACM7 includes:
- a CDS encoding heavy metal response regulator transcription factor; the encoded protein is MRLLVAEDEPTLGIYLQQGLTEAGFSVDRFTDGAEALQHALNEGYDLLILDVMMPGLDGWEVLQRVRASGKDVPVLFLTARDRVEDRVKGLELGADDYLIKPFAFSELLARVRTLLRRGSGAPSQTHMKLADLEVDLLKRRAIRGGKRIDLTAKEFALLELLLRRRGEVLSKSLIASQVWDMNFDSDTNVIEVAVRRLRAKIDDDFEVKLIQTARGMGYMLDSPDTELE
- a CDS encoding heavy metal sensor histidine kinase; this translates as MNRLSLTTRLSLMFMLSVTVVLTVAGVSFNHLSQRHFEMLDQQTLDEKLSSAQRILGEMRSIDKFSELKPQLEALLGAHRDLTAIILNRDGKLFFSGPGPVDVPEQFRTRLGNTMWEWRDEDHIYRGVTAQAMVFGQDQPLTVILIFDVTQHMFFFETLQRWFWIGLVISALVSAGLGWMVARSGMRPIRQVTMVAASMSAKSLKERIPLAPVPKELQQMVSSFNAMLSRLDDAFVRLSNFSADIAHELRTPVSNLMTHTEVVLSRKRNIEDYEDNLYSNLDDLKRMSRMIDDMLFLAKSDNRLLMPENDQIDLQEEVGKLLEYYRLVADERSIELSVSGAGSVRGDVLMLRRAISNLLSNALRYTPEGQTIRVDIRQKNTSTLVTVQNPGKTIAPEHLEKLFDRFYRVDPARREGSPSNAGLGLSITRSIIEAHEGRIWCTSSNGTTGFHIELPSAGLKRA
- a CDS encoding DUF2933 domain-containing protein: MTPHQHSVENADPPFWRSKMGVVLIMLIAIGAFYLVREHFGHVSPYLPYLILLLCPLMHFFGHGHGHHGGHADSAKTNKDEKGN
- a CDS encoding multicopper oxidase family protein, producing the protein MQRRTFLGGVAVAGLAAPWLQAWSAVDMASAPVGLPLLASDLLPAGATLRELPKLANSSSTPGHFQATLTAAPLTLPLIPGHASTEFWAYNDSLPGPLIELFEGDMVEITFINNLKQPSTIHWHGLPIPPEQDGNPHDPVPPGGRHTYRFNLPQGSAGTYWYHPHPHQYTAEQAYRGLAGPLLVRSRKDPLAELPERLLVVSDLKLDRYAAIAPNDSNDWMNGREGQFALVNAQRQPVLPFDAGGRERWRVWNACSARYLQLTLPGSTLTLVGTDGGLLEAPQPVQAEYLLAPAQRIELIVDAGSLRDRIELNANIYSRGKMGDVEPDKVMSLLTVDFTAVRTTALAALPGRLGSVADLGPVVAHKQVVFSEKMNMANGTHRMQFLINDQEYDMGRVDLVSKINEVELWELVNRSDMDHPFHLHGTQFQVVERELGGVITPAPFRAWQDTVNLRSNEIVRIKTVQRWSGLRMFHCHILEHEATGMMGQLKVV